Proteins encoded in a region of the Novibacillus thermophilus genome:
- the rpsG gene encoding 30S ribosomal protein S7: MPRKGPVPRRDVLPDPIYNSKLVTRLINRIMIDGKKGVAQRILYEAFEIIRERTGKDPLEVFEQALKNVMPVLEVRARRVGGANYQVPVEVRPERRKSLALRWIVNYARLRSEKTMQERLAAEIMDAANNNGASVKKKEDTHRMAEANKAFAHYRW, encoded by the coding sequence GTGCCGCGTAAGGGACCTGTCCCGCGCCGGGACGTATTACCGGATCCTATATACAACAGCAAGCTTGTGACTCGCCTAATCAATCGGATCATGATTGACGGTAAGAAAGGCGTTGCACAAAGAATTTTGTATGAGGCGTTTGAAATCATTCGCGAACGTACGGGAAAAGATCCGTTGGAAGTGTTTGAGCAAGCACTCAAAAACGTTATGCCCGTACTGGAAGTGCGCGCGCGCCGTGTCGGGGGTGCCAACTATCAAGTGCCGGTCGAGGTGCGACCGGAACGCCGAAAAAGTTTGGCCCTCAGATGGATCGTGAACTACGCACGGTTGCGGAGCGAAAAAACGATGCAAGAGCGTTTAGCTGCTGAAATTATGGATGCGGCGAACAACAACGGTGCATCGGTGAAGAAGAAAGAAGATACCCACCGGATGGCAGAAGCCAACAAGGCGTTTGCTCACTACCGCTGGTAA
- a CDS encoding ribosomal L7Ae/L30e/S12e/Gadd45 family protein, whose amino-acid sequence MSYDKVKQANKICVGVKQTKKALEQQKLKEVVVARDADPNVTAPVVELCEQHGVPVSYVESMKQLGAASNIDVGASTVGILNEETS is encoded by the coding sequence ATGTCTTATGATAAAGTGAAGCAGGCGAACAAAATTTGTGTCGGCGTCAAGCAGACAAAAAAGGCACTAGAACAACAAAAACTGAAAGAAGTCGTCGTGGCACGAGACGCTGACCCGAATGTAACGGCACCGGTTGTAGAGCTGTGTGAACAACACGGGGTGCCGGTCAGTTACGTTGAATCTATGAAACAACTGGGGGCTGCAAGCAACATTGATGTCGGAGCTTCAACGGTCGGTATTTTGAATGAAGAGACCTCGTGA
- the rpoC gene encoding DNA-directed RNA polymerase subunit beta', whose protein sequence is MLDVNNFQFMKIGLASPNKIRSWSRGEVKKPETINYRTLKPEKEGLFCEKIFGPTKDWECHCGKYKRVRYKGVVCDRCGVEVTRAKVRRERMGHIELAAPVSHIWYFKGIPSRMGLVLDMSPRALEEVIYFASYVVTDPGDTPLEKKQLLSEKEYRSYREKYGQAFQAMMGAEAIKKLLSEIDLNQEVAALKEELNTAQGQRRNRVIKRLEVLEAFRHSGNEPEWMILEVLPVIPPELRPMVQLDGGRFATSDLNDLYRRVINRNNRLKRLLDLGAPDIIVQNEKRMLQEAVDALIDNGRRGRPVTGPGNRPLKSLSHMLKGKQGRFRQNLLGKRVDYSGRSVIVVGPELKMYQCGLPKEMALELFKPFVMKELVSKGLAHNIKSAKRKVERVHPEVWDVLEEVIKEHPVLLNRAPTLHRLGIQAFEPVLVEGRAIKLHPLVCTAYNADFDGDQMAVHVPLSAEAQAEARILMLAAQNILNPKDGKPVVTPSQDMVLGSYYLTLEREGALGEGGVYSSPGEVINAYQQGYVALHARIAIPARTLGKTSFSDKQQKALMVTTPGKIIFNEIFPADYPYINSPEEQKTIDQTPDKYFIYEKGKDVREFIRGLEPTEAVAKKYLGLMIAECFRRYGTTATSVIMDRVKAHGFNYSTKAGITISVSDVIVPNNKKQLLREAEEKVQTVMKQFRRGLITEDERYERVISIWSKAKDDITDILMKSLDAFNPIYMMAHSGARGNVAQITQLAGMRGLMSAPSGKIIEMPIKSNFREGLTVLEYFISTHGARKGLADTALRTADSGYLTRRLVDVAQDVIVREEDCGTDKGVRIRALRDGREVIESLYDRIVGRLAFRTVRHPDTGDVIVERNEMIDEDKAKRIVDAGIKEVDIRSVLSCRTRHGVCKKCYGRNLALGTQVEIGEAVGIIAAQSIGEPGTQLTMRTFHTGGVAGDDITQGLPRIQELFEARNPKGQAVITEISGTVTDIRETKDRREVEVKGEAETKVYAIPYGARLSVAVDDRVAAGDLLTEGSVDPKELLLVKGVRGVQEYILQEVQKVYRMQGVEINDKHIEVMIRQMMRKVRITDAGDTDLLPGSAVDVHEFEEANEKVFENGGDPAVARPILLGITKASLETDSFLSAASFQETTRVLTDAAIKGKVDELLGLKENVIIGKLVPAGTGMNRYRNVKVDDGRAGEERAEAGQEAVAVD, encoded by the coding sequence TTGTTAGATGTCAACAACTTTCAGTTTATGAAAATCGGCCTGGCCTCTCCCAACAAGATTCGGTCCTGGTCGCGCGGTGAGGTGAAAAAGCCGGAGACGATCAACTACCGGACGCTTAAGCCAGAAAAAGAAGGTCTTTTTTGCGAAAAGATTTTCGGTCCGACCAAAGACTGGGAGTGCCATTGCGGGAAATATAAGCGCGTCCGCTACAAGGGCGTTGTCTGTGACCGCTGTGGCGTGGAAGTGACACGGGCAAAAGTGCGCCGCGAGCGGATGGGGCACATCGAATTGGCGGCGCCGGTTTCCCACATTTGGTACTTTAAAGGCATCCCGAGCCGCATGGGGCTCGTACTGGATATGTCCCCTAGGGCTTTGGAGGAAGTGATTTACTTTGCTTCCTACGTCGTAACCGATCCCGGCGACACACCGTTGGAGAAGAAACAGCTGCTCTCGGAAAAAGAATACCGCAGTTACCGGGAAAAATACGGTCAGGCGTTCCAAGCGATGATGGGAGCGGAGGCGATTAAGAAACTGCTTTCGGAAATTGATCTGAACCAAGAGGTTGCGGCGCTGAAAGAAGAACTGAACACCGCGCAGGGACAGCGACGCAACCGCGTCATTAAGCGCCTGGAAGTGTTAGAGGCCTTCCGTCACTCGGGCAACGAGCCGGAATGGATGATTTTAGAGGTTCTGCCGGTCATTCCGCCGGAACTCCGCCCGATGGTGCAACTTGACGGTGGACGCTTTGCTACCTCCGATTTGAACGACCTGTACCGTCGCGTCATTAACCGTAACAACCGGCTTAAACGACTGCTGGATCTCGGGGCGCCGGACATTATCGTCCAAAACGAGAAACGGATGTTGCAGGAAGCAGTTGACGCTCTCATCGACAACGGTCGCCGCGGCCGCCCAGTGACAGGTCCAGGCAACCGCCCGCTCAAGTCCCTCAGCCACATGCTGAAAGGGAAACAGGGACGGTTCCGTCAAAACCTCCTCGGCAAACGCGTCGACTACTCGGGCCGTTCCGTCATCGTCGTCGGACCAGAACTGAAAATGTACCAGTGCGGACTGCCGAAAGAAATGGCCCTCGAGCTGTTTAAGCCGTTTGTGATGAAAGAGTTGGTCAGCAAGGGGCTGGCGCACAACATTAAGAGCGCCAAGCGCAAAGTGGAACGGGTACATCCCGAAGTGTGGGACGTTCTGGAAGAAGTGATCAAGGAGCACCCCGTTTTGCTCAACCGGGCCCCGACACTGCACCGGTTGGGAATTCAGGCGTTTGAACCCGTTTTGGTTGAAGGGCGTGCGATCAAACTGCACCCCCTTGTCTGTACAGCGTACAACGCCGACTTTGACGGGGACCAGATGGCCGTTCACGTCCCTCTGTCAGCGGAAGCTCAGGCAGAAGCGCGCATTTTGATGTTGGCCGCACAAAATATTTTGAACCCGAAAGACGGCAAACCCGTCGTGACCCCGTCTCAAGACATGGTGCTCGGCAGTTACTACTTGACACTGGAGCGGGAAGGCGCACTGGGAGAAGGCGGCGTGTACTCCTCGCCTGGTGAGGTGATTAACGCCTATCAGCAGGGGTACGTCGCGCTGCACGCGCGCATCGCCATTCCAGCTCGTACACTCGGCAAAACGTCGTTTAGCGACAAACAGCAAAAGGCGCTCATGGTGACGACGCCAGGAAAAATTATTTTCAACGAAATTTTCCCGGCCGATTACCCGTACATCAACTCTCCAGAAGAGCAGAAAACGATCGATCAGACGCCGGATAAGTATTTCATCTATGAGAAAGGGAAAGATGTGCGGGAATTCATTCGCGGCCTGGAGCCGACGGAAGCCGTTGCCAAAAAGTACCTCGGACTCATGATCGCTGAATGTTTCCGCCGGTACGGGACGACGGCGACGTCGGTCATTATGGACCGGGTCAAAGCGCATGGGTTTAATTACTCGACAAAAGCGGGGATCACGATTTCAGTCTCTGACGTTATCGTGCCCAACAACAAAAAGCAGCTCCTCCGAGAGGCCGAAGAGAAAGTTCAGACGGTGATGAAACAATTCCGGCGCGGCTTGATTACAGAAGATGAGCGTTACGAACGAGTGATCTCCATTTGGAGCAAGGCGAAAGACGACATTACCGACATATTGATGAAATCCCTTGACGCGTTCAACCCGATTTACATGATGGCCCATTCCGGTGCAAGGGGAAACGTTGCACAAATAACGCAATTAGCCGGGATGCGCGGACTCATGTCGGCACCTTCTGGGAAGATCATCGAAATGCCGATCAAATCCAATTTCCGCGAAGGGCTGACTGTGTTGGAATACTTCATTTCCACACACGGTGCGCGAAAAGGGTTGGCCGATACGGCATTGAGAACAGCCGACTCCGGATACTTGACCCGGCGGCTGGTCGATGTGGCGCAGGATGTCATCGTCCGCGAAGAGGACTGTGGGACAGATAAAGGGGTCCGCATTCGCGCTCTTCGGGACGGTCGAGAAGTCATCGAAAGCCTGTACGACCGCATTGTGGGCAGGCTCGCTTTCCGAACAGTTCGCCATCCGGATACGGGCGACGTCATCGTTGAACGCAACGAAATGATCGATGAAGACAAAGCGAAGCGCATTGTGGACGCCGGAATAAAGGAAGTTGACATTCGCTCTGTGCTCAGTTGCCGTACGCGGCACGGCGTGTGCAAGAAGTGTTACGGCCGCAATTTGGCCCTCGGAACACAAGTGGAAATCGGAGAGGCCGTCGGCATTATCGCCGCCCAGTCTATCGGGGAGCCCGGCACGCAGCTGACGATGCGCACGTTCCACACAGGCGGTGTCGCAGGAGACGACATTACGCAAGGTTTGCCGCGGATTCAGGAACTTTTTGAAGCGCGCAATCCGAAAGGGCAGGCGGTCATTACAGAAATTTCCGGTACAGTGACAGACATACGCGAAACGAAAGACCGCCGCGAGGTAGAAGTGAAAGGCGAGGCGGAAACGAAAGTTTACGCGATACCGTACGGGGCTCGCCTGAGCGTGGCCGTTGACGACCGAGTAGCAGCAGGAGACCTTCTGACCGAAGGCTCTGTGGATCCGAAGGAACTCCTGTTAGTGAAAGGAGTGCGCGGCGTACAAGAGTACATTTTGCAAGAAGTGCAAAAAGTGTACCGCATGCAAGGCGTGGAAATTAACGACAAGCACATCGAAGTGATGATTCGGCAGATGATGCGAAAAGTGCGCATTACCGATGCAGGGGATACCGATTTGTTGCCTGGTTCTGCTGTCGATGTCCACGAATTCGAAGAGGCCAACGAAAAAGTGTTTGAAAATGGAGGAGACCCGGCTGTCGCAAGGCCGATCCTGCTCGGAATCACAAAGGCGTCGCTGGAGACGGATTCGTTCCTGTCAGCCGCTTCGTTCCAAGAAACGACGCGGGTACTGACCGATGCGGCGATCAAGGGCAAGGTCGACGAACTGCTCGGCTTGAAGGAAAACGTCATTATTGGAAAGCTCGTACCGGCCGGGACGGGTATGAACCGTTACCGAAACGTGAAGGTCGACGACGGCCGAGCTGGCGAAGAACGAGCGGAAGCTGGCCAAGAAGCGGTCGCGGTCGATTAA
- the rpsL gene encoding 30S ribosomal protein S12, producing MPTINQLVRKGRKRKVSQSDSPALQFGYNSFRKEHTHLNSPQKRGVCTRVGTMTPKKPNSALRKYARVRLSNQIEVTAYIPGIGHNLQEHSVVLVRGGRVKDLPGVRYHIVRGALDTAGVQDRKQGRSKYGTKRPK from the coding sequence ATGCCGACGATTAACCAACTCGTGCGCAAAGGGAGAAAACGCAAAGTCAGCCAATCTGACTCACCGGCTCTGCAATTTGGTTACAACAGCTTTCGCAAAGAGCATACGCATCTAAATTCGCCCCAAAAGCGCGGTGTGTGCACGCGTGTGGGGACGATGACACCGAAGAAGCCGAACTCTGCCTTGCGCAAGTACGCGCGGGTTCGCTTGTCCAACCAGATTGAGGTGACGGCTTACATTCCCGGAATCGGGCACAACCTGCAAGAACACAGTGTCGTCTTAGTGCGCGGCGGTCGGGTGAAAGATCTGCCGGGTGTCCGCTACCACATCGTGAGAGGGGCTCTGGACACCGCGGGCGTACAAGATCGTAAACAAGGTCGCTCCAAATACGGGACGAAGCGCCCGAAATAG
- the rpoB gene encoding DNA-directed RNA polymerase subunit beta — MTGKLVQYGRRQRRSYARIEEVLELPNLIEVQLSSYQWFLEQGLREMFQEISPIEDFTGNLVLEFIDYSLGEPKYSIEEAKERDVTYAAPLRVKVRLINQETGEVKEQEVFMGDFPLMTDTGTFIINGAERVIVSQLVRSPSVYFNTKVDKNGKTTYTGTVIPNRGAWLELETDAKDIVYVRIDRTRKLPVTALLRALGFSTDAEIIEVLGDEEYVRYTLDKDNTDSTEKALIEIYERLRPGEPPTVENAKSLLNSRFFDPKRYDLASVGRYKINKKLNVKNRLLNKKLAEPIVDAESGEIIAEAGQIVDRRLLDKLIPHLEKGSGKETYNITEGLSEETSITVQSVKVYSPLEDGKVIKVIGNGDISNQTKCITAADIVASINYFINLLHGIGDTDDIDHLGNRRLRSVGELLQNQFRIGLSRMERVVRERMSIQDANAITPQALINIRPVIASIKEFFGSSQLSQFMDQTNPLAELTHKRRLSALGPGGLTRERAGFEVRDVHNSHYGRMCPIETPEGPNIGLINSLSTYARVNEFGFIETPYRKVDPETGRVTDEIVYLTADEEDNYIIGQANAPLNEDGSFVKDEVLARYRDDVMTVPKERVDFMDVSPKQVVSVATACIPFLENNDSNRALMGSNMQRQAVPLLVPEAPIIGTGMEYKAAKDSGVCVIAKRPGTVERVTADEIWVRHEGEVDGQRVAGDLDKYKLYKFVRSNQGTCINQRPIVKKGDRVEKGDVIADGPSTEMGELALGKNVIAAFMTWEGYNYEDAILLSEKLVKEDVYTSIHIEEYESEARDTKLGPEEITRDIPNVGEDALRNLDERGIIRIGAEVKSGDILVGKVTPKGVTELTAEERLLHAIFGEKAREVRDTSLRVPHGTSGIVVDVKVFTRENGDELPPGVNQLVRVYIAQKRKISEGDKMAGRHGNKGVIARILPEEDMPFLPDGTPVDIVLNPLGVPSRMNIGQVLETHLGMAAKAMNIYVASPVFDGATEDDTIEALKEAGLDEDGKTVLYDGRSGEPFENRVTVGVLYMLKLAHMVDDKIHARSTGPYSLVTQQPLGGKAQFGGQRFGEMEVWALEAYGAAYTLQEILTVKSDDVVGRVKTYEAIVKGENVPEPGVPESFKVLIKELQSLGMDVKILAEDEEEIEIREIDDDEDQSGDKQLNLNLETAEK; from the coding sequence TTGACAGGTAAACTTGTACAGTACGGTCGGCGCCAGCGGAGAAGTTATGCGAGGATCGAAGAAGTCCTGGAACTGCCCAATTTAATTGAAGTACAGCTCAGCTCGTACCAGTGGTTTTTAGAACAAGGTTTGCGCGAAATGTTTCAAGAGATTTCCCCCATTGAAGACTTCACGGGGAATTTAGTGTTGGAATTTATCGATTACAGCTTGGGTGAACCGAAATACTCTATTGAAGAGGCGAAAGAGCGCGATGTTACGTACGCTGCGCCGCTGCGCGTCAAAGTGCGTTTGATCAATCAAGAAACGGGAGAAGTCAAGGAACAGGAAGTGTTCATGGGTGACTTCCCGCTTATGACCGATACCGGAACGTTTATCATTAACGGCGCGGAGCGAGTCATTGTCAGCCAGTTGGTCCGTTCACCTAGTGTTTATTTTAACACAAAAGTCGACAAAAACGGAAAGACAACTTACACGGGGACGGTCATCCCGAACCGCGGAGCTTGGCTAGAATTAGAGACAGACGCAAAGGACATCGTCTACGTGCGGATTGACCGTACGCGGAAGCTGCCCGTCACCGCCCTGTTGAGGGCACTCGGATTCAGTACGGACGCCGAGATCATCGAGGTGTTGGGCGATGAGGAGTACGTGCGCTACACACTGGACAAAGACAATACCGACTCGACCGAAAAAGCGTTAATTGAAATATACGAGCGTCTTCGCCCCGGCGAACCGCCGACGGTGGAAAACGCCAAGAGCCTGTTAAATTCGCGTTTCTTCGATCCGAAACGTTACGATTTGGCGAGTGTGGGCCGCTACAAGATCAACAAAAAGCTCAACGTCAAAAACCGTTTGCTCAACAAAAAGTTGGCCGAGCCGATTGTCGATGCCGAGAGCGGGGAAATCATCGCGGAGGCCGGACAAATTGTAGACCGTCGGCTGTTAGATAAGTTGATCCCCCATTTGGAAAAGGGATCCGGGAAGGAAACGTACAACATCACGGAAGGCCTGTCAGAAGAGACCAGTATCACTGTGCAGAGCGTGAAAGTGTACTCTCCGCTCGAAGACGGCAAAGTGATCAAAGTCATCGGAAACGGCGATATTTCCAACCAGACGAAGTGCATAACGGCGGCTGACATCGTCGCCTCCATCAACTACTTTATCAATCTATTGCACGGCATTGGGGACACAGACGACATTGACCACTTAGGCAACCGCCGTCTGCGTTCAGTCGGCGAACTGTTGCAAAATCAGTTTCGCATCGGCTTGTCGCGCATGGAACGCGTCGTGCGCGAGCGCATGTCCATCCAGGACGCCAACGCCATTACACCGCAGGCACTGATCAACATCCGCCCGGTCATCGCGTCCATCAAGGAGTTTTTCGGGTCCAGCCAGTTGTCGCAGTTTATGGACCAAACGAATCCACTTGCAGAGTTGACGCACAAAAGGCGTTTAAGCGCGTTGGGACCTGGCGGTCTGACGCGGGAGCGAGCCGGTTTCGAAGTGCGCGACGTCCACAACTCTCACTACGGACGCATGTGCCCCATTGAGACGCCGGAAGGTCCGAATATCGGGTTGATCAACTCCCTTTCCACTTATGCCCGGGTGAACGAATTCGGCTTTATCGAGACGCCGTACCGGAAAGTCGATCCCGAAACGGGCCGCGTCACTGATGAAATTGTCTATTTGACGGCAGATGAAGAGGACAACTACATTATCGGGCAGGCAAACGCGCCTTTAAACGAAGACGGTTCGTTTGTGAAAGACGAAGTCCTCGCCCGCTACCGGGACGACGTGATGACAGTTCCGAAGGAGCGCGTCGATTTTATGGACGTCTCCCCGAAACAAGTCGTCTCTGTCGCAACGGCGTGCATCCCGTTTTTGGAAAACAACGACTCGAACCGAGCGTTAATGGGATCGAACATGCAGCGTCAAGCGGTGCCACTCCTCGTCCCTGAGGCGCCGATCATCGGAACCGGCATGGAGTACAAAGCCGCCAAAGATTCCGGTGTGTGCGTCATTGCCAAGCGCCCCGGAACGGTGGAGCGCGTCACAGCAGATGAAATATGGGTGCGCCACGAAGGAGAAGTGGACGGTCAGCGTGTCGCAGGCGACTTAGATAAATATAAGCTGTACAAATTTGTGCGTTCCAACCAGGGAACGTGTATCAACCAGCGTCCCATCGTGAAAAAAGGCGACCGCGTGGAAAAAGGGGACGTCATCGCCGACGGCCCGTCCACGGAGATGGGAGAGCTGGCGCTCGGAAAGAATGTGATCGCCGCCTTTATGACGTGGGAAGGGTACAACTACGAAGACGCCATTCTCTTGAGCGAAAAGCTCGTCAAAGAAGACGTGTACACGTCGATTCACATCGAAGAGTACGAATCGGAAGCCCGTGACACGAAGCTCGGGCCGGAAGAAATTACCCGCGACATCCCCAACGTCGGAGAAGATGCTTTGCGCAACTTGGACGAACGCGGGATTATACGCATCGGTGCGGAAGTGAAGTCCGGGGATATTCTCGTCGGCAAAGTGACGCCGAAAGGGGTCACGGAACTGACGGCGGAAGAGCGGTTGCTGCACGCCATATTCGGTGAGAAGGCGCGGGAAGTGCGCGATACGTCTCTGAGGGTCCCGCACGGAACGAGCGGCATCGTTGTCGATGTCAAAGTGTTTACACGGGAAAACGGCGATGAGTTGCCCCCGGGTGTCAACCAGCTCGTGCGGGTGTACATCGCCCAGAAGAGAAAAATTTCCGAAGGTGACAAAATGGCCGGACGACACGGGAACAAAGGGGTGATCGCCCGCATTTTGCCGGAAGAAGATATGCCCTTTCTCCCAGACGGAACGCCGGTTGACATCGTACTGAACCCTCTCGGGGTTCCGTCGCGGATGAACATTGGACAGGTGCTGGAAACACACCTGGGCATGGCGGCAAAAGCGATGAACATTTACGTCGCTTCCCCGGTGTTTGACGGCGCAACGGAAGATGACACGATTGAAGCGTTGAAAGAAGCTGGTCTCGATGAAGACGGCAAAACTGTGCTGTACGACGGGCGCAGTGGTGAACCGTTTGAAAATCGCGTCACCGTCGGCGTCTTGTATATGCTGAAGTTGGCACACATGGTAGACGACAAAATTCACGCCCGGTCCACCGGTCCGTACTCCCTCGTCACCCAGCAACCGCTGGGCGGAAAAGCCCAGTTCGGTGGTCAGCGCTTTGGCGAAATGGAAGTATGGGCGCTGGAAGCGTACGGTGCGGCTTATACGCTGCAAGAAATTTTGACTGTCAAGTCAGATGACGTCGTCGGTCGCGTGAAGACGTACGAAGCGATTGTCAAAGGGGAAAACGTTCCGGAACCCGGTGTGCCGGAATCGTTTAAAGTGCTGATCAAAGAGTTGCAGAGTCTCGGAATGGACGTGAAAATTCTCGCCGAAGACGAGGAGGAAATCGAAATTCGCGAAATTGACGATGATGAAGATCAGTCCGGGGATAAACAGTTGAACCTGAACTTGGAGACAGCGGAAAAGTAG
- the fusA gene encoding elongation factor G has protein sequence MAREFSLKDTRNIGIMAHIDAGKTTTTERILFYTGRVHKIGETHEGAATMDWMEQEQERGITITSAATTAQWKGHRINIIDTPGHVDFTVEVERSLRVLDGAVGVFCAKGGVEPQSETVWRQADKYRVPRIAYVNKMDIVGADFFGAVEQMRERLQANAVPIQLPIGKEDTFEGIIDLIENVAYYYLDELGTRSEAREIPDEYKEQAEEYRTALLEAVAELDETLMEKYLEGEELTEDEIKSALRKGTCNVEITPVLCGSSYKNKGVQLLLDAVVNYLPSPLDVPAIKGHLPDGEEAERHSGDDEPLAALAFKIMSDPYVGKLTFFRVYSGMLNSGSYVLNSTKQKRERIGRILQMHANHREEVSTVYAGDIAAAVGLKDTTTGDTLCDEKSPIVLESMVFPEPVIDLAIEPKTKADQEKMATALAKLAEEDPTFRTKADEETGQTIISGMGELHLDVIVDRLLREYKVEANIGQPQVAYRETFRTSAEVEGKYIRQSGGRGQYGHVWIRFEPLEEGSGFEFENNIVGGVVPREYIPAVQSGIEEAMQNGVLAGYPLVDIKATLYDGSYHDVDSSEMAFKIAASIALKEAKKHCNPVLLEPIMKVEVDIPEEYLGDIMGDINSRRGRIEGMDDRSGAKVIRAFVPLAEMFGYATTLRSRTQGRGNYSMYFDHYEEVPKNIADDIIKKASGE, from the coding sequence ATGGCTCGCGAATTCTCCTTAAAAGACACACGTAACATCGGGATCATGGCACATATTGATGCGGGCAAAACGACCACGACAGAGCGCATTTTGTTCTACACCGGTCGAGTGCACAAGATAGGGGAGACCCATGAAGGTGCCGCGACGATGGACTGGATGGAGCAGGAACAGGAGCGCGGAATCACCATCACGTCTGCTGCGACCACTGCCCAGTGGAAAGGACACCGCATTAATATTATCGATACCCCGGGGCACGTCGACTTCACAGTCGAAGTGGAACGTTCGCTGCGTGTGTTGGACGGAGCAGTCGGCGTATTTTGCGCCAAAGGCGGGGTAGAGCCGCAATCGGAAACGGTCTGGCGCCAGGCAGACAAGTACCGGGTGCCGCGCATAGCGTACGTGAACAAAATGGACATTGTCGGGGCCGATTTCTTCGGTGCAGTCGAGCAAATGCGCGAACGCCTGCAGGCAAACGCAGTTCCGATTCAGCTGCCGATCGGAAAAGAGGACACGTTCGAAGGGATCATCGACTTAATCGAAAATGTCGCCTACTATTACTTGGACGAACTGGGGACGCGTTCTGAAGCGCGTGAGATTCCAGACGAATACAAAGAGCAAGCGGAAGAGTACCGTACCGCTTTGCTCGAAGCTGTCGCGGAGTTGGACGAAACGCTCATGGAGAAATACTTGGAAGGAGAAGAGCTGACGGAAGACGAAATCAAGTCAGCGCTGCGCAAGGGAACGTGTAACGTAGAAATTACGCCTGTGCTTTGCGGTTCCTCCTATAAAAACAAGGGCGTGCAACTGTTGTTGGATGCAGTTGTCAACTACTTGCCGTCGCCCCTCGACGTCCCGGCGATCAAAGGGCATTTGCCGGACGGCGAGGAAGCAGAGCGGCATTCGGGAGACGACGAGCCGCTCGCGGCCTTGGCGTTTAAGATCATGTCCGATCCTTACGTCGGGAAGCTGACGTTCTTCCGCGTGTACTCGGGAATGCTCAACTCCGGTTCGTACGTGTTGAATTCGACGAAGCAAAAGCGGGAACGCATCGGGCGCATTTTGCAGATGCATGCGAACCACCGGGAAGAAGTGAGCACAGTGTATGCCGGTGACATCGCCGCTGCCGTCGGGTTGAAAGACACGACGACAGGTGATACGCTATGTGACGAAAAGAGCCCCATCGTTCTTGAGTCGATGGTTTTCCCAGAGCCGGTCATTGACCTGGCGATTGAGCCGAAGACGAAAGCTGACCAGGAAAAGATGGCGACAGCCCTAGCCAAACTGGCAGAAGAAGACCCGACGTTCCGGACGAAAGCAGACGAGGAAACGGGGCAGACCATCATCTCAGGAATGGGCGAACTGCACCTTGACGTCATCGTCGACCGGTTGTTGCGGGAATACAAAGTGGAAGCGAACATCGGGCAACCGCAGGTGGCCTACAGGGAGACATTCCGCACTTCCGCTGAAGTGGAAGGAAAGTACATCCGCCAGTCCGGTGGACGCGGACAGTACGGCCACGTGTGGATTCGCTTTGAACCGTTAGAGGAAGGCAGCGGCTTCGAATTCGAAAACAATATCGTCGGCGGTGTCGTGCCGCGGGAGTACATCCCCGCTGTACAAAGCGGCATCGAAGAAGCGATGCAAAACGGCGTGTTGGCCGGCTACCCGCTGGTGGATATCAAAGCGACGTTGTACGACGGTTCTTACCACGATGTCGACTCGTCGGAAATGGCGTTTAAAATAGCCGCGTCCATCGCCCTCAAAGAAGCGAAAAAACACTGTAACCCGGTTCTGTTGGAGCCGATTATGAAAGTCGAAGTCGACATACCGGAAGAGTACCTGGGTGACATTATGGGCGACATTAACTCCCGCCGCGGGCGCATTGAAGGCATGGATGACCGGTCTGGCGCAAAAGTAATCCGGGCTTTCGTACCCCTCGCTGAAATGTTCGGCTATGCCACGACTTTGCGTTCGCGCACCCAGGGGCGCGGAAATTACAGCATGTACTTTGACCATTACGAAGAAGTGCCGAAGAATATCGCCGATGACATTATCAAAAAAGCGTCCGGTGAGTGA